One Corallococcus silvisoli DNA segment encodes these proteins:
- a CDS encoding glycoside hydrolase family 2 TIM barrel-domain containing protein: protein MKRLFLTTCLALCGPQALAQVSGAGAPVQSPPSAQPPSAGPVDAAAPVPAPAAPAPEPAAPRAPLMPATQAAAPSSAPRTTVTRVYHDERGFKLQVDGKDFPIHGVNWGYTPIGENYRYSLWTQPEDFIKQVLAKEMGMLRDAGINAIRQFDDIPPVWVEYIHRNYGIYTMLNPLMGRYGHPVNGVMVVNIDYSNPDHRKAILGALAEKVEVYRDVPGVLMWLLGNENNYGLHWTSFEIEALPGHEDAARAESLYSLYGEAARTVKKRDTNHPVSIANGDLQYIDLIAKHCQDLDVLGTNVYRGATARDLFAEVKAKLNKPVFFSEFGADAYDARAGREDHVAQAEYLRTQWEQIYLEGYGQGLSGTALGGFVFQWVDGWWKMGQESNLSIHDTTASWPNGGYTADFVPGQNNMNEEWFGIAALGPPDANGISGIQPRTAYYVLQAAFRLDPYAATTTPDVIRDYFGNIRPSALTSGYTSSVALARTEELGAVRVSNLRLLLDSSLSRGSIATVRPNQSSADHTESIFFDLALQPSSGVYGRASFNVVGNVAQNRLNNLFYENRGTPSTPGANAVPVGPGAPVREQSPLDRFALYQAEFKLDRTDFALEGYYRTGHYHWGEEGDFFGLYREANYGPNLDIYHGNAPFGVVFSGKRAIEGLKVAVGPELYWGANPSVVAKYRNRVGPVNVTLVHQEDLAQGASSSTASVVRERIARRTALNFQYATGKMVLDVGGLFSAPQRIGETFTYTRAAPDGAPSYLNSGYDVLQDKVQFLDTLGAKARLTYDMGPVRWLAQSSIRGLVADSGPEQANIITGWSLRESGRGNHYSGQLGAAVQLGMLQVSPNFLYQKPLVGPNPTIQDAYDPDTGRYYAGVRPRSVLSDAFSVLDNRETLGGELLITFDPTPATWFWSWDRDMREDAPFAAGLDIVYRHQPTSRDAGIAILADGSTIAFGSAPVPRDEWETSLRLVGNPSQSLRLFGTAFVGSNQSSGEDSRQVHRFGLDGSVLYDTLLLAAQLHFNDWGPYDYHRVFNLTYPVQLGGDLSYGLKKPVLGAVSTRFGLRGLVRMLDEYSEGLNDRGLTEGLKGREYEVGAYAILSL, encoded by the coding sequence TTGAAAAGGCTCTTCCTGACGACGTGTCTGGCGCTGTGCGGCCCCCAGGCGTTGGCCCAGGTGTCCGGGGCCGGAGCTCCTGTCCAGTCGCCGCCCTCCGCGCAGCCGCCCTCCGCGGGCCCCGTGGACGCCGCGGCGCCCGTGCCGGCCCCAGCCGCCCCCGCGCCGGAGCCCGCGGCCCCCAGGGCGCCGCTGATGCCCGCCACCCAGGCGGCCGCACCCTCGAGCGCCCCGCGCACCACGGTGACGCGCGTGTACCACGACGAGCGCGGCTTCAAGCTTCAGGTGGATGGGAAGGACTTCCCCATCCATGGCGTCAACTGGGGCTACACGCCCATTGGCGAGAACTACCGGTACTCGCTGTGGACGCAGCCGGAGGACTTCATCAAGCAGGTGCTGGCGAAGGAGATGGGGATGCTCCGCGACGCGGGCATCAACGCCATCCGCCAGTTCGATGACATCCCGCCCGTCTGGGTCGAGTACATCCACCGGAACTACGGCATCTACACGATGCTCAACCCGCTGATGGGACGCTATGGCCACCCGGTGAACGGGGTCATGGTCGTCAACATCGACTACTCGAACCCGGACCACCGCAAGGCCATCCTCGGCGCCCTGGCCGAGAAGGTGGAGGTCTACCGGGACGTGCCCGGCGTCCTGATGTGGCTGCTGGGCAACGAGAACAACTACGGCCTGCACTGGACGTCCTTCGAGATCGAAGCGCTGCCGGGCCATGAGGACGCCGCGCGCGCGGAGTCGCTCTACTCGCTGTATGGCGAGGCGGCCCGCACGGTGAAGAAGCGCGACACGAACCACCCCGTGTCCATCGCCAACGGCGACCTCCAGTACATCGACCTCATCGCCAAGCACTGCCAGGACCTGGACGTGCTGGGCACGAACGTCTACCGCGGCGCCACCGCGCGCGACCTGTTCGCGGAGGTGAAGGCCAAGCTCAACAAGCCGGTGTTCTTCTCCGAGTTCGGCGCGGATGCGTACGACGCCCGCGCGGGCCGCGAGGACCACGTGGCGCAGGCGGAGTACCTGCGCACGCAGTGGGAGCAGATCTACCTGGAGGGCTACGGCCAGGGCCTGTCGGGCACCGCCCTGGGTGGCTTCGTGTTCCAGTGGGTGGATGGCTGGTGGAAGATGGGCCAGGAGTCCAACCTGTCCATCCACGACACCACGGCGTCGTGGCCGAACGGGGGCTACACGGCGGACTTCGTCCCCGGCCAGAACAACATGAACGAGGAGTGGTTCGGCATCGCGGCCCTGGGCCCGCCGGACGCGAACGGCATCAGCGGCATCCAGCCTCGCACCGCCTACTACGTCCTCCAGGCCGCCTTCCGTCTGGACCCGTACGCGGCCACCACCACGCCGGACGTCATCCGCGACTACTTCGGGAACATCCGTCCGTCCGCGCTCACCAGCGGCTACACGTCGTCGGTGGCGCTGGCGCGCACGGAGGAGCTGGGCGCGGTGCGGGTGTCCAACCTGCGGCTGCTCCTGGACAGCTCGCTGTCGCGCGGAAGCATCGCGACGGTGCGGCCGAACCAGAGCTCCGCGGACCACACCGAGTCCATCTTCTTCGACCTGGCGCTCCAGCCGTCCAGCGGCGTCTACGGCCGCGCGTCGTTCAACGTCGTGGGCAACGTGGCGCAGAACCGGCTCAACAACCTGTTCTACGAGAACCGCGGCACGCCCTCCACGCCGGGCGCGAACGCGGTCCCCGTGGGCCCTGGCGCCCCCGTGCGCGAACAGTCGCCGCTGGATCGCTTCGCCCTGTACCAGGCGGAGTTCAAGCTGGACCGGACGGACTTCGCGCTCGAGGGTTACTACCGCACCGGCCACTACCACTGGGGCGAGGAGGGCGACTTCTTCGGCCTCTACCGCGAGGCGAACTACGGGCCAAACCTGGACATCTACCACGGCAACGCGCCGTTCGGCGTGGTGTTCAGCGGCAAGCGCGCCATCGAAGGGCTGAAGGTGGCGGTGGGGCCGGAGCTGTACTGGGGCGCCAACCCCTCCGTGGTGGCCAAGTACCGCAACCGCGTGGGGCCGGTGAACGTGACGCTGGTGCACCAGGAGGACCTGGCGCAGGGCGCGTCCTCGTCCACGGCCTCCGTGGTGCGCGAGCGCATCGCGCGCAGGACGGCGCTCAACTTCCAGTACGCCACCGGCAAGATGGTGCTGGACGTGGGCGGCCTCTTCTCCGCGCCCCAGCGCATCGGGGAGACGTTCACGTATACGCGCGCCGCGCCGGACGGCGCCCCCAGCTATCTCAACAGCGGCTACGACGTGCTCCAGGACAAGGTGCAGTTCCTGGACACGCTGGGCGCCAAGGCGCGGCTCACCTACGACATGGGCCCGGTGCGCTGGCTCGCCCAGTCCTCCATCCGCGGCCTCGTGGCGGACAGCGGGCCGGAGCAGGCCAACATCATCACCGGGTGGAGCCTGCGGGAGAGCGGACGCGGCAATCACTACTCCGGCCAGCTGGGCGCGGCGGTGCAGCTGGGGATGCTCCAGGTGTCGCCCAACTTCCTGTACCAGAAGCCCCTCGTCGGGCCGAACCCGACCATCCAGGACGCTTACGATCCAGACACCGGCCGCTACTACGCGGGCGTGCGTCCGCGCAGCGTGCTGTCGGATGCGTTCAGCGTGCTGGACAACCGCGAGACGCTGGGCGGCGAGCTGCTCATCACCTTCGACCCGACGCCCGCCACCTGGTTCTGGTCCTGGGACCGCGACATGCGCGAGGACGCGCCGTTCGCCGCGGGCCTGGACATCGTCTACCGCCACCAGCCCACGTCGCGCGACGCGGGCATCGCCATCCTCGCGGATGGGAGCACCATCGCCTTCGGCAGCGCGCCGGTGCCCCGCGATGAATGGGAGACGTCCCTGCGCCTGGTGGGCAACCCCTCACAGTCCCTGCGACTGTTCGGTACGGCGTTCGTGGGCAGCAACCAGTCCTCCGGCGAGGACAGCCGACAGGTCCACCGCTTCGGCCTGGATGGCTCCGTGCTCTACGACACGCTGCTGCTCGCGGCCCAGCTGCACTTCAACGACTGGGGACCCTACGACTACCACCGGGTCTTCAACCTCACGTACCCGGTGCAGCTGGGCGGGGATTTGTCCTACGGGTTGAAGAAGCCGGTGCTGGGCGCGGTGTCCACCCGGTTCGGCCTGCGCGGGCTGGTGCGCATGCTCGACGAGTACTCCGAAGGTCTCAACGACCGGGGCCTCACCGAGGGCCTGAAGGGTCGCGAATACGAGGTGGGCGCGTATGCCATCCTTTCTCTCTGA